The Fusobacterium necrophorum subsp. necrophorum genome has a window encoding:
- a CDS encoding TIGR00282 family metallophosphoesterase, whose protein sequence is MKILVVGDIVGRPGRKTLKSYLEKYRENYDFIIVNGENAAAGFGITEKIAVEFLSWGIDIITGGNHTWDKKEFYTFLNQSNRVIRPCNYPEGVPGLGYSILPSKKGKKIAVLSLQGRVFMPATDCPFRVAEKVLSEIQKETNIIIVDFHAEASSEKIALGWFLDGKVSTVYGTHTHIQTADEKILPQGTSYITDVGMTGSENGVIGMKVECILPKFLTALPQRFEVAEGNEMLHGIVLDIDEENGKTVQIERIAWREE, encoded by the coding sequence ATGAAAATATTGGTAGTCGGGGATATCGTTGGACGACCGGGAAGAAAGACTTTAAAATCGTATTTAGAAAAATACAGAGAAAATTATGATTTCATCATTGTCAATGGAGAAAATGCAGCTGCCGGTTTCGGAATTACGGAAAAAATTGCAGTGGAATTTTTGTCTTGGGGAATTGACATCATTACGGGAGGAAATCATACTTGGGATAAGAAAGAATTCTATACCTTTTTAAATCAGAGCAATCGAGTGATTCGGCCTTGTAATTATCCGGAAGGGGTTCCCGGATTGGGATATTCCATTTTACCAAGTAAAAAAGGAAAGAAAATAGCTGTTCTATCCCTACAGGGGAGAGTATTTATGCCGGCTACGGATTGTCCGTTTCGAGTGGCGGAAAAAGTTCTTTCAGAAATACAAAAAGAAACAAATATTATCATTGTAGACTTTCATGCGGAGGCAAGTTCCGAAAAAATTGCTTTGGGTTGGTTTTTAGATGGAAAAGTGTCTACCGTCTATGGAACTCATACCCACATTCAAACGGCAGATGAGAAAATTTTACCGCAGGGAACTTCCTATATCACGGATGTGGGAATGACAGGTTCTGAAAACGGTGTGATTGGAATGAAAGTGGAATGTATTCTTCCTAAATTTTTAACAGCTTTGCCGCAGCGTTTTGAAGTAGCGGAAGGAAATGAAATGTTACACGGAATTGTCTTGGACATTGATGAGGAAAATGGAAAAACAGTACAAATCGAAAGAATTGCTTGGAGAGAAGAATGA
- the prmA gene encoding 50S ribosomal protein L11 methyltransferase translates to MKVVEVKVIFESDEIQKYQKQICDIFYEFGVTGLQIEEPLEKKHPLDYYREESSFLMRNHSVSAYFPMNFYAKKRQETLIQVFEEKFGQDEEVIYSIDFYEHEEEDYQNSWKKYLYPEKISSQFVVKPTWREYEAAEGEKVIELDPGRAFGTGSHPTTSLCVDLMEEKIKVGETVLDVGTGSGILMIVAEKLGARFVCGVDIDELAVEVAHENLELNAVPKEKYEVLHGNLIEKIEKKSYDVAVANILADVLLLLLKDISSVVKTGGKIIFSGIIENKVNEVIAAVEGAGMKVEKVLAKGEWRALAIRA, encoded by the coding sequence ATGAAAGTAGTGGAAGTAAAAGTTATTTTTGAAAGCGACGAGATTCAAAAATACCAAAAGCAAATTTGTGATATTTTTTATGAGTTTGGAGTGACAGGCTTGCAGATAGAAGAGCCTTTGGAAAAGAAACATCCTTTGGATTACTATAGAGAGGAAAGTAGTTTTTTGATGAGAAATCATTCGGTATCCGCTTATTTTCCAATGAATTTTTATGCCAAGAAACGACAGGAAACTTTAATACAGGTGTTTGAAGAAAAATTTGGACAGGATGAAGAAGTCATATATAGCATTGATTTTTATGAACATGAGGAAGAAGATTATCAAAACAGTTGGAAAAAATATCTATATCCTGAGAAAATTTCTTCTCAATTTGTAGTAAAACCGACTTGGAGAGAGTATGAGGCGGCAGAGGGAGAAAAGGTGATTGAACTGGATCCGGGAAGGGCTTTCGGAACAGGCTCCCACCCTACTACCTCTCTTTGTGTTGATCTGATGGAAGAAAAGATAAAAGTGGGAGAAACCGTATTGGATGTCGGAACAGGTTCCGGTATTTTGATGATTGTGGCGGAGAAGTTGGGGGCAAGATTTGTCTGCGGAGTGGATATTGATGAATTGGCTGTGGAAGTTGCCCATGAAAATTTGGAATTGAATGCCGTTCCTAAAGAAAAATATGAAGTATTGCATGGAAATTTAATTGAAAAGATTGAAAAAAAATCTTACGATGTCGCAGTAGCCAATATTTTAGCAGATGTTTTGTTGTTGCTGCTAAAAGATATTTCTTCCGTGGTTAAAACAGGAGGAAAAATTATTTTTTCAGGAATTATTGAGAACAAAGTGAATGAAGTCATAGCTGCCGTGGAAGGGGCAGGAATGAAGGTAGAGAAAGTCTTAGCAAAAGGGGAATGGAGAGCTTTGGCAATACGAGCTTAG
- the cmk gene encoding (d)CMP kinase — protein sequence MKEFIVALDGPAGSGKSTIAKEIAKQYHFTYVDTGAMYRMITWFFLEHSIAWNKEEVCRKALQGVRLDMKEETFFVNGQDVSEEIRGPKVSSHVSEIAALKAVREQLVYLQREIAKGKEVILDGRDIGTVVFPEANVKIFLLASAEERAKRRFLEYQAKGERISYEEVLQSIQERDHIDSTRKESPLRKAEDAIEIDSSTMSIDEVVARVSKEIDQKR from the coding sequence ATGAAAGAGTTTATTGTAGCTTTAGACGGACCTGCAGGAAGTGGAAAAAGTACCATTGCAAAAGAGATTGCAAAGCAGTATCATTTTACTTATGTGGATACGGGAGCAATGTATCGAATGATTACTTGGTTTTTCTTGGAACATTCCATTGCTTGGAATAAGGAAGAAGTTTGTCGGAAAGCTTTGCAAGGGGTACGGTTGGATATGAAGGAGGAAACTTTTTTTGTCAATGGACAGGATGTTTCCGAAGAAATACGAGGACCGAAAGTGAGCTCCCATGTTTCCGAGATTGCAGCTTTGAAAGCGGTTCGAGAGCAATTGGTATATTTGCAGAGAGAAATTGCAAAAGGGAAAGAAGTCATTTTAGACGGAAGAGACATAGGAACTGTAGTCTTTCCCGAGGCGAATGTGAAAATTTTTCTCTTAGCTTCCGCAGAAGAAAGAGCAAAGCGAAGATTTTTGGAATATCAGGCAAAGGGAGAAAGAATTTCCTATGAAGAAGTTCTTCAGTCTATTCAGGAAAGAGATCATATTGATTCCACAAGAAAAGAAAGCCCTTTACGAAAGGCGGAAGATGCGATTGAAATTGACAGCAGTACTATGAGTATTGATGAAGTTGTCGCAAGAGTTTCCAAAGAAATTGATCAAAAAAGATAG
- a CDS encoding glycosyltransferase N-terminal domain-containing protein, producing the protein MYSRCHRFLLTMISILGSRKQKNFIRSRLLQNYDALSKNIHIWIHASSVGEVNLLEQFLQTCLENFEGDILLTVFTDTGRETALQKYGKEERVHILYFPLDDKTSIQKILDKISLQNLYLIETELWPNLITFCHQEARVVVVNGRISGKSFRRYQKIKFLLKAVLQKIESFYVQTEEDKKRYISLGAKKEDCYTVGNLKFDIPMPSYSEEEREAYRREFCLQAHRVWVAGSTRTGEYDILLNAFQKLKNYRLVLVPRHLERVPEVETVLQERKISYQKYSDFKREEEFSVLLVDRMGVLRKLYSIADVTFVGATLVNIGGHSLLEPLSYEKTPIFGPYTQNVKEIAKTVLERGIGYQVRNSEEIVEAIDKIEKQSQSIREEVRNFLQENKEVGKKILEREAQWNIKKKK; encoded by the coding sequence ATGTATTCTCGATGTCATAGATTTCTTTTGACTATGATTTCTATTTTAGGAAGTCGAAAACAAAAGAATTTTATTCGTAGCAGACTTTTGCAAAATTATGACGCTTTATCTAAAAATATTCATATTTGGATACATGCTTCTTCCGTTGGAGAAGTCAATTTGTTGGAACAATTTTTACAAACCTGTTTGGAAAACTTTGAGGGAGATATTTTATTAACGGTATTTACGGATACCGGAAGAGAAACGGCTCTACAAAAATATGGAAAAGAGGAAAGAGTTCATATTCTATATTTTCCTTTGGATGATAAAACATCCATTCAGAAGATTTTGGATAAGATTTCCTTGCAAAATTTATACCTTATCGAAACGGAGCTTTGGCCCAATCTCATCACTTTTTGTCATCAAGAGGCGAGAGTGGTTGTGGTCAATGGTAGAATTTCCGGCAAAAGTTTTCGACGTTATCAAAAAATAAAATTTCTATTAAAAGCAGTGTTACAGAAAATAGAAAGTTTTTATGTGCAAACTGAGGAAGATAAAAAACGTTACATCAGTCTGGGAGCAAAGAAGGAAGACTGTTACACGGTAGGAAATTTGAAATTTGATATTCCCATGCCAAGCTATTCTGAAGAGGAACGGGAAGCATATCGTCGAGAATTTTGTCTTCAAGCTCATCGTGTCTGGGTGGCAGGAAGCACCAGAACGGGAGAGTATGATATTCTCTTGAATGCATTTCAGAAGCTAAAGAACTATAGGTTAGTATTGGTACCCAGACATTTGGAAAGAGTTCCGGAAGTGGAAACAGTATTACAGGAAAGAAAGATTTCCTATCAAAAGTATAGTGATTTTAAGAGGGAAGAGGAATTTTCCGTATTGTTGGTAGATAGGATGGGAGTATTGCGAAAACTGTATTCCATTGCGGACGTTACCTTTGTCGGAGCGACCTTAGTGAATATCGGGGGACATAGTTTATTGGAACCCTTATCCTATGAAAAAACTCCTATCTTCGGACCGTATACTCAAAATGTGAAAGAAATCGCCAAAACTGTTTTGGAGAGAGGAATCGGCTATCAGGTAAGAAATTCGGAAGAAATAGTAGAAGCTATTGATAAGATAGAAAAACAATCTCAAAGCATACGAGAAGAAGTGAGAAACTTTTTACAAGAAAACAAAGAGGTTGGAAAGAAAATTTTAGAAAGAGAGGCTCAATGGAACATAAAGAAAAAGAAATAG
- the trmB gene encoding tRNA (guanosine(46)-N7)-methyltransferase TrmB, translated as MEHKEKEIEELWSYFFKKPRNNYNPYMLRLLDFPDYILFKKKMMNDYKGKWKEFFKNENPIYLEIGTGSGNFTKEIAKRHPERNFIGLELRFKRLCLAASKCQKESLNNVVFLRRRGEELSEFLGKEELSGLYINFPDPWEGNEKNRMIQEKLFSSLDSILKVGGVLFFKTDHDQYYQDVLALVGSLEHYQVIYHTSDLHQSEKAENNIKTEFEHLFLYKHNKNINYIEIQKVK; from the coding sequence ATGGAACATAAAGAAAAAGAAATAGAAGAATTATGGAGTTATTTTTTCAAGAAACCGAGAAATAATTACAATCCTTATATGTTAAGATTGTTGGATTTTCCCGATTATATTCTCTTTAAAAAGAAAATGATGAATGATTATAAGGGGAAGTGGAAAGAATTCTTTAAAAATGAAAATCCGATTTATTTGGAGATTGGCACAGGAAGCGGAAATTTTACCAAAGAAATTGCGAAAAGACATCCGGAACGCAACTTTATCGGTTTGGAACTTCGATTTAAACGTTTGTGTTTAGCTGCTTCCAAATGTCAAAAAGAAAGCTTGAACAATGTGGTATTTTTGAGAAGACGTGGAGAAGAATTGTCAGAGTTTTTAGGAAAAGAAGAGTTGTCAGGCTTATACATCAATTTTCCGGATCCTTGGGAAGGAAATGAAAAGAATCGGATGATTCAAGAAAAGTTGTTCTCTTCTTTAGATTCCATCTTAAAAGTAGGGGGAGTCCTGTTTTTTAAAACGGATCATGATCAATACTATCAAGATGTTTTGGCATTGGTGGGTAGTTTGGAACATTATCAAGTGATTTATCATACTTCCGATTTACATCAAAGCGAAAAGGCGGAAAACAATATTAAAACAGAATTTGAACATCTTTTTTTATACAAGCATAATAAAAATATTAACTATATAGAAATTCAAAAAGTAAAATAG
- a CDS encoding adenylosuccinate synthase, which produces MAGYVVVGTQWGDEGKGKIIDVLADRADYVVRFQGGNNAGHTVVVNGEKFILKLLPSGVLHGGTCVIGPGVVVDPKVLLEELASLETRGAKTDHVIISDRAQVIMPYHVKLDELREAKEGGLKIGTTKKGIGPCYEDKISRYGIRMADLLDMPQFEEKLKRNLAMKNEIFTKIYGVDPLDYDKILADYKGYIEKIKHRIKDTIPIVNKALDENKLVLFEGAQAMMLDINYGTYPYVTSSSPTTGGVTTGAGVSPRKIDKGIGVMKAYTTRVGEGPFVTELLGEFGEKVRQIGGEYGAVTGRPRRCGWLDLVVGRYATMINGLTDIVITKIDVLSGLGKLKICTAYEIDGERYESVPANTDLLYRAKPIYEELDGWDEDITKVQKYEDLPENCKKYLKRIEEIVNCKISVVSVGPDRTQNIHIHEI; this is translated from the coding sequence ATGGCAGGATATGTGGTAGTGGGAACTCAATGGGGAGACGAAGGAAAAGGAAAAATCATTGACGTTTTAGCGGATAGAGCGGATTATGTGGTACGTTTTCAAGGGGGAAATAATGCAGGGCATACTGTGGTGGTAAACGGAGAAAAATTTATTTTGAAATTATTACCTTCCGGAGTATTGCATGGAGGAACTTGTGTGATAGGACCGGGAGTTGTTGTCGATCCGAAAGTCTTATTAGAAGAGTTGGCTTCTCTGGAAACGAGAGGAGCGAAAACGGATCATGTGATTATCAGCGACAGAGCTCAAGTCATTATGCCATATCATGTAAAATTGGACGAACTTCGAGAAGCAAAAGAGGGCGGACTAAAAATAGGAACTACCAAAAAAGGAATCGGACCTTGTTATGAAGATAAAATCAGTCGTTATGGAATTCGAATGGCCGATTTGTTGGATATGCCTCAATTTGAAGAAAAATTAAAGAGAAATTTAGCAATGAAAAATGAAATTTTTACCAAAATCTATGGAGTCGATCCTTTGGATTATGATAAAATTTTAGCAGACTACAAAGGATATATTGAAAAAATTAAACATAGAATCAAGGATACGATTCCTATCGTAAACAAAGCTTTGGATGAAAATAAATTGGTGCTCTTCGAAGGGGCACAGGCGATGATGTTGGATATCAACTATGGAACCTATCCTTATGTCACTTCTTCTTCTCCAACAACGGGGGGAGTTACGACAGGAGCCGGAGTTTCTCCAAGAAAAATTGATAAGGGAATCGGTGTGATGAAAGCCTATACCACTCGAGTGGGAGAAGGACCTTTTGTAACGGAACTATTGGGAGAATTTGGAGAAAAAGTGAGACAAATCGGAGGAGAATACGGAGCGGTTACCGGAAGACCGAGAAGATGCGGATGGCTGGACTTGGTTGTGGGAAGATATGCTACGATGATCAACGGATTGACAGACATTGTTATCACTAAAATTGACGTGTTGAGCGGCTTGGGAAAATTGAAAATTTGTACTGCCTATGAAATTGACGGAGAAAGATATGAAAGCGTTCCGGCAAATACCGACCTGCTATATAGAGCAAAACCGATTTATGAAGAATTGGACGGTTGGGATGAAGACATTACGAAGGTGCAAAAGTATGAAGATCTCCCTGAAAATTGTAAAAAATATTTGAAGAGAATTGAAGAAATTGTAAATTGTAAGATTTCTGTGGTGTCTGTGGGACCGGACAGAACACAAAATATTCATATTCATGAGATTTAG
- a CDS encoding chromate transporter: MKLLLELFITFCKIGFFTFGGGYAMISFMEENCIEKKKWISHEDMMNVTVIAESTPGPIAINCATFIGYKQAGLIGAVISTLGMVFPSFIVIFIISIFFDNFLKIQWIAHALKGIKIYVGILILNAAVTMLKKMPKNKLSQGIVFCAAMMMLLIFLFSLRISSVLLMLFFGVFSLVFMLITENKRGKRGDKK, translated from the coding sequence ATGAAACTGCTCTTGGAATTATTTATTACTTTTTGTAAAATAGGTTTTTTTACTTTCGGTGGCGGTTATGCCATGATTTCTTTCATGGAAGAAAATTGTATAGAGAAAAAGAAATGGATTAGTCATGAAGATATGATGAATGTAACTGTGATTGCAGAATCTACTCCCGGTCCTATTGCAATCAATTGTGCAACTTTTATCGGATATAAACAAGCCGGTCTTATCGGTGCTGTCATTTCGACTCTTGGAATGGTGTTTCCTTCTTTTATTGTCATTTTTATTATTTCTATCTTTTTTGACAATTTTTTGAAGATTCAATGGATTGCTCATGCTTTGAAAGGGATTAAAATTTATGTAGGAATTCTTATTCTCAATGCTGCTGTTACGATGCTAAAGAAAATGCCGAAAAATAAATTATCTCAGGGAATTGTGTTCTGTGCCGCTATGATGATGTTACTGATTTTCTTATTTTCTCTTAGGATTTCCTCTGTTCTTTTAATGTTGTTTTTCGGTGTTTTCAGTTTGGTTTTTATGTTGATAACAGAGAATAAGAGAGGGAAAAGAGGGGATAAAAAATGA
- a CDS encoding chromate transporter codes for MIYINLVIGFLKVGCFAFGGAYGAIPLIREIVLSYAWLTEEELTYMIAVSESTPGPIMVNLATYIGSSQAGFWGAVLSTIAVILPSFFMVLLLMIVLKNMLENKYVRAILRGVKPCMIGIIFATGMYMILTNTGLHGEKKLDIRALLLVLFLTLLSFLPQKIVGKKLSSMNLIMLSAVFGIVFYDFC; via the coding sequence ATGATTTATATCAACTTAGTGATTGGCTTTCTGAAGGTGGGATGCTTTGCATTTGGCGGTGCTTATGGTGCCATTCCGCTGATTCGAGAGATTGTTCTCTCCTATGCTTGGTTGACGGAAGAAGAATTGACTTATATGATTGCAGTCAGCGAGAGTACCCCGGGACCTATCATGGTAAATTTAGCTACTTACATAGGAAGCAGTCAAGCCGGTTTTTGGGGTGCAGTTCTTTCAACGATTGCGGTGATTCTTCCCTCCTTTTTCATGGTTCTTCTTCTTATGATTGTATTAAAAAATATGTTGGAAAACAAATATGTTCGTGCCATACTTCGAGGTGTGAAACCCTGTATGATTGGAATTATATTTGCGACAGGAATGTATATGATATTGACAAATACGGGACTTCATGGGGAGAAAAAATTAGATATTCGTGCATTGCTACTCGTATTGTTTTTGACCCTTTTAAGCTTTTTACCACAAAAGATAGTAGGAAAGAAACTTTCCAGTATGAATTTAATCATGCTGTCTGCTGTATTCGGGATTGTATTTTATGATTTTTGTTGA
- a CDS encoding EamA family transporter has protein sequence MGIFHTGITYAMYFFCIQYIKTQTIAIFSYVDPIVAILLSALILHENIGLSGLIGTILILGSTLASEFIS, from the coding sequence TTGGGAATTTTTCATACAGGAATTACCTATGCAATGTATTTCTTCTGTATTCAGTATATCAAAACACAAACAATTGCTATTTTCAGCTATGTTGATCCCATTGTCGCCATTCTCCTTTCTGCCCTAATCTTACATGAAAATATCGGACTTTCAGGATTGATAGGAACGATTTTAATTTTAGGTTCCACCCTAGCCAGTGAATTTATTTCGTAA
- a CDS encoding DJ-1 family glyoxalase III has translation MKKVFVLLANGFELIEAMTPVDVLRRCGAEVNTVSTGEDLWLNSSNGVTLKADIYWEEADFEQGDILILPGGYPGYVHLRENRLVVSQVKNYLSQGKYVAAICGAPSLFSEHELALHYRLTGHSSIQEDLKKQHDYTGENTTIDRNLITGIGAGHSLEFSFQIASLLFEKEIIEKVKEGMEL, from the coding sequence ATGAAAAAAGTTTTTGTATTATTGGCAAATGGCTTTGAACTGATTGAAGCAATGACTCCCGTCGATGTTCTACGGCGTTGTGGAGCGGAAGTCAATACGGTAAGCACAGGAGAAGATCTTTGGTTGAATTCCTCCAATGGAGTGACTCTGAAAGCGGACATCTATTGGGAAGAAGCTGATTTTGAACAAGGAGATATTTTGATTTTGCCGGGAGGCTATCCCGGTTATGTTCACCTACGAGAAAATAGACTGGTAGTCTCACAGGTGAAAAATTATTTATCTCAAGGAAAATATGTAGCAGCCATCTGTGGTGCTCCTTCTCTTTTTTCCGAGCACGAATTGGCATTACATTATCGATTGACAGGGCATTCCTCCATTCAGGAAGACTTAAAAAAGCAGCATGACTATACAGGAGAAAATACCACAATTGACAGGAATCTAATCACAGGGATTGGAGCTGGACATTCTTTGGAATTTTCGTTTCAAATCGCTTCGCTTCTTTTTGAGAAAGAGATTATTGAAAAGGTAAAAGAGGGAATGGAGTTATAA
- a CDS encoding patatin-like phospholipase family protein, with protein sequence MKHRAKIFFLFSYCLFSLNTLAVSSKEEEISNLKKQIASLQQRLQELEKEKEMENPKKENQKIGLVLSGGGAKGYAHLSLLRFLEKEHIHIDYITGTSIGAFIGSLYSIGYSADEIENCLNSLNYNDLVKNIAYKRNPHDIITVNYDKKLNFSYPKALASNEFLYLVLKDILKPVEGIQDFDKLPIPLRIIATDLNSGEAKAFSSGDLARVLTASMAIPTLLEPVKIGGTSYVDGLISRNFPVQDVIEMGATLVIGSDVGNELKDNSDYNILSVLNQLIAIQSSSSHAEQKKLVHILIEPDIQQYSALDVQKKEEILKLGEEAVEKKKEALLSLAKKEEENIEKNISATPILFFEKLNLSPNFEGKSRIVVEEFLSDIIGKEIGEEELRQKILRVYRLPFISKVYYERRGKELFLDGEVIPENTLGIGFHYQKDYGTAFRLGSTLHHIGKFGNTTNINAKIGDYLGLDLYSLFHYGISDEVGLFSRLAYNERPFYLYEKNHRLASYKKEILKGELGVFTRYQDDLFLSAGMSTNYAKLKLEAGDTDYKYFEYSKNFNNAFLRFRFDNVRNRKSGMKAEAEYKFSTSSTKKNSNIYGPSYQIDGYLPISSKLTGLYHLSGGIMQGNRIPVDQYFKIGGLQNNIELNEFSFYGYRPHQKIVDKFMIGNLGIQYEVLNNVYWAGNWNVMAYHSPINDFEQSSKKWRKYIHGFASSLLYESPLGPIELSISRNNQEKEFLTTFSIGYYFE encoded by the coding sequence ATGAAACATCGAGCAAAGATCTTTTTTTTATTCTCTTATTGTCTTTTCAGTCTCAATACTTTGGCAGTTTCTTCGAAAGAGGAAGAAATTTCCAATCTTAAGAAACAGATAGCAAGTTTGCAACAACGTCTGCAAGAGTTGGAAAAGGAAAAAGAGATGGAGAATCCCAAAAAAGAAAATCAAAAAATAGGTTTAGTACTAAGCGGAGGCGGAGCGAAAGGCTACGCTCATCTTTCTTTATTGCGATTTTTAGAAAAAGAACATATTCATATTGATTATATTACGGGAACCAGTATAGGAGCTTTCATTGGTAGCCTGTACTCTATCGGTTATTCTGCGGATGAGATTGAAAACTGTTTGAATTCTTTAAATTATAACGACTTAGTAAAAAATATCGCCTATAAGAGGAATCCACATGATATTATTACGGTCAACTATGATAAAAAATTGAATTTTTCTTATCCAAAGGCATTGGCCAGTAACGAGTTTTTGTATCTGGTACTAAAGGATATTCTGAAACCTGTGGAAGGAATTCAGGACTTTGATAAACTTCCTATTCCGCTTCGAATTATTGCAACAGATTTGAATAGCGGAGAGGCGAAGGCATTTTCTTCCGGAGATTTGGCACGAGTGTTGACGGCAAGTATGGCAATTCCCACTCTATTGGAACCGGTTAAAATTGGAGGCACTTCTTATGTAGATGGCTTGATTTCCAGAAATTTTCCGGTTCAAGATGTCATAGAGATGGGAGCGACTCTTGTCATTGGAAGTGATGTGGGAAATGAATTGAAAGACAATTCGGATTACAACATTTTGAGCGTTTTAAATCAATTGATTGCTATTCAATCCTCTTCCTCTCATGCCGAACAGAAAAAATTGGTTCATATTTTGATAGAACCTGACATTCAACAATATTCTGCTTTGGATGTTCAAAAAAAAGAAGAAATTTTGAAATTGGGAGAGGAAGCGGTCGAGAAAAAAAAGGAAGCTCTTCTTTCTTTAGCAAAAAAAGAGGAGGAAAACATAGAAAAAAATATTTCAGCGACTCCAATCCTTTTCTTTGAGAAATTGAACTTATCTCCTAATTTTGAAGGAAAGAGCAGAATTGTGGTGGAGGAATTTTTATCCGACATCATAGGAAAGGAAATAGGAGAGGAAGAATTAAGACAGAAGATTTTAAGAGTCTATCGTCTACCCTTTATCAGCAAAGTGTACTATGAACGAAGAGGAAAGGAGTTATTTTTGGACGGAGAAGTCATACCGGAGAATACCTTAGGAATAGGATTTCACTATCAAAAAGACTATGGGACGGCTTTTCGTTTGGGAAGTACCTTACATCATATCGGAAAGTTTGGAAATACGACAAATATCAATGCAAAAATTGGAGATTATTTAGGGCTGGATCTATATTCTCTGTTTCATTATGGAATTTCAGATGAAGTTGGTCTATTTAGTCGTCTGGCTTACAATGAAAGACCTTTTTATCTCTATGAAAAGAACCATCGATTGGCAAGCTATAAAAAAGAAATTTTAAAAGGAGAATTAGGAGTTTTTACAAGGTATCAGGATGATTTATTCCTATCGGCAGGAATGTCCACTAACTATGCAAAATTGAAATTGGAAGCGGGAGATACGGATTATAAATATTTTGAATATTCTAAAAATTTTAACAATGCCTTTTTAAGATTTCGCTTCGATAATGTCAGAAACCGAAAATCCGGAATGAAAGCGGAGGCGGAATATAAATTCTCTACGAGCTCTACGAAGAAAAACAGCAATATTTATGGTCCCTCTTATCAAATAGACGGATATTTACCGATTTCTTCCAAATTGACAGGGCTTTATCATCTAAGTGGCGGAATTATGCAAGGAAATAGAATACCTGTGGATCAATATTTTAAAATAGGAGGATTACAAAACAATATAGAATTGAATGAATTTTCTTTTTATGGCTATCGTCCTCATCAAAAGATTGTAGATAAATTTATGATAGGCAATTTAGGAATCCAATACGAAGTGTTAAACAATGTGTATTGGGCAGGAAACTGGAATGTCATGGCATATCATAGCCCTATTAATGATTTCGAACAATCCTCTAAAAAATGGAGAAAATACATTCACGGCTTTGCAAGCTCGCTTCTGTATGAATCTCCATTAGGTCCTATCGAATTATCTATTTCTCGAAATAATCAGGAAAAAGAATTCCTGACGACTTTTTCGATTGGATATTATTTTGAGTAA
- a CDS encoding TSUP family transporter — MSSMLHWVGNMSPESFLLLSILCFLAAFIDSIAGGGGMISLPAFMAVGLPPHIALGTNKVSAAIGTLASSLNFLRSNKIIIPLVTRFAPLALIGAIFGVKTALLIPPNYFQPISFFLLICVFIYSLMNKNLGESYSYSGIHSADIKWGCAFAFVIGFYDGFLGPGTGSFLIFMLIKIFHLDFAHATATTKFINLASNVISAALYFYAGKLNLPLGLIMAVIMIVGAFVGSSLAIYKGSKFIKPVFLLVTITLIGKMGYSFLFI, encoded by the coding sequence ATGTCATCTATGTTACATTGGGTTGGGAACATGTCCCCGGAATCATTCTTATTATTATCTATTTTATGTTTTTTAGCGGCTTTCATCGATTCGATTGCCGGTGGTGGAGGAATGATTAGTCTTCCCGCTTTTATGGCAGTCGGCTTACCCCCACATATTGCTTTAGGAACAAATAAAGTCAGTGCTGCAATTGGTACTTTAGCCAGTTCTTTAAATTTTTTACGTTCCAATAAAATTATTATTCCTTTGGTGACCCGTTTTGCTCCTTTGGCACTGATTGGAGCCATTTTCGGAGTAAAAACAGCCTTGTTAATTCCTCCTAATTATTTTCAACCGATTTCTTTTTTTCTCTTAATTTGCGTTTTTATTTATAGCCTTATGAATAAAAATTTAGGAGAAAGTTATTCTTATTCGGGAATTCATTCCGCCGATATCAAATGGGGTTGTGCTTTTGCTTTCGTCATCGGTTTTTATGACGGCTTTTTAGGACCCGGAACCGGTTCTTTTCTAATCTTTATGTTAATTAAAATCTTTCACTTGGATTTTGCTCATGCAACCGCCACTACAAAATTTATCAATTTAGCGAGTAATGTCATCAGTGCCGCTCTCTATTTTTATGCCGGAAAACTGAATCTTCCTTTAGGGCTTATTATGGCTGTCATCATGATAGTCGGAGCCTTTGTCGGTTCCAGTTTGGCTATTTATAAAGGAAGTAAATTTATTAAGCCGGTTTTCTTATTGGTAACAATTACTCTAATTGGAAAAATGGGATATTCTTTCCTTTTTATTTGA